The Fictibacillus arsenicus genome contains a region encoding:
- a CDS encoding ATP-binding protein, translating to MIWRSVVGKLSVTILLLVLVVLTVLTILLTQFFENFYDNQAREQLTKMADRLVLIMENDENKEEAIRITSEMAEAYSMSIMIIDENQESFITPNSFSDAPYIPVSVFSDNEQLSSVVDEGKKIYINDDFPVLSKGNESAHTMIIYGEPYKTGNGKGGVYVYQSIENITKTTNHTKYLIFLAAGIAIILTIIFAFFLSTRITAPLRKMREAATSVAKGEFDMKVPILTHDEIGELGMTFNRMGRQLKNNITALNQEKEQLTSILSSMADGVITFDRKMKILVTNPPADRFLQAFYYESGMKSEVKGTVPIAVTQLFQQVVSLESEQMTEIDIQGRSWVIVMTPLYDHSVIRGAVAVLRDMTEERRMDKLREDFVANVSHELKTPIAMLQGYSEAIVDDVAESEEEKKELAGIILDESKRMGRLVNELLDLARLEAGHMKLHYTLLAIPPFAERIVRKFQGPAKDRDIQLTLEISGIRNEMEIDPDRIEQVLTNLIDNAIRHTSHGGFVRLTIESSEMAVKFFIKDNGSGIKEEDLPFVFERFYKGDKARTRGKSGGTGLGLAIARNIVEAHGGQINVHSKNNEGTTFSFVIPRTVK from the coding sequence ATGATTTGGAGAAGTGTTGTAGGCAAACTTTCGGTAACCATTTTGTTGCTGGTCTTAGTTGTACTGACAGTGCTGACAATATTGCTTACCCAGTTTTTCGAAAATTTTTATGATAATCAGGCAAGAGAACAACTAACAAAAATGGCAGACAGGCTTGTTCTGATTATGGAGAATGATGAAAATAAAGAAGAAGCCATTAGGATCACAAGTGAAATGGCAGAAGCTTATTCAATGTCCATTATGATTATTGACGAAAATCAAGAATCATTTATCACACCAAATTCTTTTAGTGACGCGCCTTATATTCCAGTTTCTGTCTTTAGTGATAATGAACAATTATCTTCAGTGGTGGATGAAGGAAAAAAGATTTATATCAACGATGATTTTCCGGTTCTCTCGAAAGGCAATGAGTCTGCCCATACAATGATTATTTACGGTGAACCATATAAAACAGGAAACGGTAAAGGCGGCGTATATGTTTACCAATCGATCGAGAATATAACAAAAACTACAAACCATACGAAATACCTTATCTTTTTAGCGGCAGGTATAGCAATTATACTTACGATCATATTTGCTTTCTTTTTATCTACACGAATTACAGCTCCTCTAAGAAAAATGAGAGAAGCAGCTACATCTGTTGCAAAAGGTGAATTCGATATGAAGGTGCCGATCTTAACACATGATGAGATCGGTGAACTAGGAATGACCTTTAACCGGATGGGACGTCAGCTAAAAAATAATATTACAGCGTTGAACCAGGAAAAAGAACAACTTACGAGTATCTTGAGTTCAATGGCAGATGGTGTTATTACGTTTGACAGAAAGATGAAAATCCTTGTAACTAATCCTCCGGCTGACCGCTTTTTACAAGCTTTTTATTATGAATCAGGCATGAAGAGTGAAGTGAAAGGAACTGTTCCAATAGCTGTTACTCAGCTTTTTCAGCAAGTTGTTTCCCTTGAAAGCGAGCAGATGACTGAAATTGACATTCAGGGACGTTCATGGGTTATCGTTATGACACCTTTATATGATCACTCGGTAATTCGAGGTGCTGTGGCGGTTCTTCGCGACATGACAGAAGAGCGGCGAATGGATAAATTGCGAGAGGATTTCGTTGCAAACGTTTCACATGAGCTTAAAACACCAATAGCGATGCTTCAGGGATACAGTGAAGCTATTGTAGATGATGTTGCAGAATCAGAAGAGGAAAAGAAGGAGTTAGCAGGTATCATCTTGGATGAATCAAAAAGGATGGGAAGGCTTGTTAATGAATTGCTTGATCTTGCCAGATTAGAAGCAGGACATATGAAGCTCCACTATACACTATTAGCAATTCCGCCATTTGCAGAACGAATAGTACGGAAGTTTCAAGGTCCTGCTAAAGACAGAGACATTCAGCTAACGCTCGAAATTTCTGGTATCCGTAATGAGATGGAGATCGATCCTGACCGAATTGAGCAAGTTTTAACAAACTTAATAGATAATGCCATTCGCCACACTTCACATGGGGGATTCGTTCGTCTGACTATAGAATCAAGTGAAATGGCAGTTAAGTTTTTCATTAAAGATAACGGATCAGGAATTAAAGAGGAAGATCTTCCATTTGTTTTTGAACGGTTTTATAAAGGCGATAAAGCAAGAACAAGAGGAAAATCAGGAGGTACTGGTCTAGGTCTTGCAATCGCCAGAAACATTGTGGAAGCACATGGCGGCCAAATTAATGTTCATAGTAAAAATAATGAAGGTACGACATTCTCATTCGTAATACCTCGAACTGTGAAATAA
- a CDS encoding response regulator transcription factor, translated as MNTEAKILVVDDEERIRKLLTMYLERENYEVHEAENGEEALQMAVSINFDLILLDLMLPGMDGIEVCEKLREKKATPVIMLTAKGEELNRIQGFEAGTDDYIAKPFSPREVILRVKALLRRSSPTKFLQTETVAKNVVVFKHLTIDHDAHRVTAGGKEVNLTPKEYELLYYLAKTPDKVYAREQLLKDVWNYEFFGDLRTVDTHVKRLREKLNKVSPDAASMIATVWGVGYKFEAGNE; from the coding sequence ATGAATACAGAAGCAAAAATTTTAGTGGTTGACGATGAAGAACGAATTCGCAAATTATTAACGATGTATCTTGAAAGAGAAAACTATGAAGTTCATGAAGCAGAAAATGGAGAAGAAGCACTTCAAATGGCAGTATCAATTAATTTTGATCTTATTCTGCTTGATTTGATGCTTCCGGGTATGGACGGTATTGAGGTGTGTGAAAAACTAAGAGAAAAGAAAGCCACTCCAGTAATTATGCTGACAGCAAAAGGTGAAGAGCTAAACAGGATCCAAGGATTTGAAGCTGGTACAGATGATTATATCGCTAAGCCATTCAGTCCAAGAGAAGTCATTCTGCGTGTTAAGGCACTTTTGAGAAGATCTTCACCGACAAAATTCCTTCAAACGGAAACCGTTGCAAAAAATGTGGTTGTATTCAAGCATCTAACAATCGATCATGACGCTCATCGTGTTACAGCAGGTGGTAAAGAAGTAAACTTAACACCTAAAGAATATGAACTGCTGTACTATTTAGCCAAAACTCCAGATAAAGTTTATGCTCGTGAGCAGCTATTGAAGGATGTATGGAATTATGAATTTTTTGGTGATTTAAGAACAGTAGATACACATGTTAAAAGACTTCGTGAAAAATTAAACAAAGTCTCTCCAGATGCAGCCTCGATGATTGCAACAGTTTGGGGAGTAGGATATAAATTTGAGGCGGGAAATGAATGA
- the ccsB gene encoding c-type cytochrome biogenesis protein CcsB produces the protein MAEISSTLLYSAFMIYLISTLFFAMSISDKKNEKAAHTKKWGKMGFISACVGFSAQLGYFITRWIASGHAPVSNLFEFTTFFGMMMVLAFIILYLIYRTNGLGVFAMPVALLVIAYASMFPKDISPLIPALQSDWLKIHVTTAALGEGILAISFVSGLIYLIRTVDQSVSSKKTKWIEIILYSLISVVGFIIISMAFKGAGYEANFEIMNDQNQPEKIVYEMPAIAGPANGEQLDESFGPLFSTPSWMNGANASIKLNTFIWSLLSGAILYGLLRIILRKRIAAALQPKVNMNPELLDEISYRAVAIGFPIFTLGALIFAMIWAQQAWSRFWGWDPKEVWALITFLFYAAYLHLRLSRGWHGEKSAWLCVLGFWIITFNLIAVNLVLVGLHSYA, from the coding sequence ATGGCTGAAATTAGCAGTACGCTATTATATAGCGCATTCATGATATATTTAATTTCTACCCTGTTTTTTGCGATGTCTATTTCAGATAAGAAAAATGAAAAAGCAGCACATACAAAAAAGTGGGGTAAAATGGGTTTCATTAGTGCTTGCGTTGGATTTTCAGCGCAGCTTGGCTATTTCATTACAAGATGGATTGCCAGCGGACATGCTCCAGTAAGTAACTTATTTGAATTCACAACTTTCTTTGGGATGATGATGGTACTTGCCTTTATCATTTTATACTTGATTTACCGTACGAATGGTTTAGGTGTTTTCGCGATGCCGGTTGCCTTGCTTGTTATTGCTTATGCAAGTATGTTTCCGAAAGATATCTCACCCCTTATTCCAGCACTGCAAAGCGACTGGCTTAAAATTCACGTAACTACTGCAGCTTTAGGTGAAGGAATACTCGCTATTTCGTTTGTTTCGGGTCTTATTTATTTAATTCGTACTGTCGATCAATCTGTTTCTTCTAAAAAGACGAAGTGGATTGAGATAATCTTGTACAGCTTAATAAGTGTAGTAGGTTTCATAATTATATCCATGGCTTTCAAAGGTGCAGGTTATGAAGCAAACTTTGAAATCATGAACGATCAGAACCAGCCGGAAAAAATTGTTTACGAGATGCCTGCTATTGCAGGACCAGCAAACGGAGAACAGCTGGATGAATCATTCGGTCCTCTTTTTTCCACTCCATCATGGATGAATGGTGCAAATGCATCTATTAAATTAAATACGTTTATTTGGTCTCTTTTATCAGGGGCTATCTTGTATGGGCTGCTTCGAATAATCTTAAGAAAAAGAATTGCTGCGGCACTTCAGCCGAAAGTGAATATGAATCCTGAACTTCTTGATGAAATAAGCTATCGTGCGGTAGCAATCGGCTTTCCGATTTTTACCCTTGGTGCTTTGATTTTTGCAATGATTTGGGCTCAACAGGCATGGTCGAGATTCTGGGGCTGGGATCCTAAAGAAGTTTGGGCATTAATTACTTTCTTGTTCTACGCTGCTTATCTTCACCTAAGACTATCAAGAGGCTGGCATGGCGAAAAGTCTGCATGGCTTTGCGTGTTAGGATTCTGGATCATTACATTCAACCTTATCGCAGTAAATCTAGTATTAGTAGGATTGCACTCATATGCATAA
- the resB gene encoding cytochrome c biogenesis protein ResB, giving the protein MQSITCECGHSNPYGTSLCQACGKPLDNDVEVLTSMRYEGSARRSQTYKKTFVDHTWNFFSSVRVGVWLIIIILVAAAIGTIFPQETFIPPNVDPATHYESEYGTLGLIYYLLGFHNLYGSWWFIILLGMLGLSIIIASLDRGIPLYKALKTQRVTRHDEFMKNQRLFSVSKEVELEDVKYTLESLRYKVREEKGNLFAEKGRFSRWGAYVNHVGLIIFLTGAMLRFFPGMYVDDILWVREGEKASIPGTKSEEGQYYLENKEFILEMYDKEEKKFNSALSTVDGEVAKNYQSNVTLYKTKPNHTIGEEPELVKVKDGEIRVNEPFKFDSFALYQTDFKLNEFSKMSFELEEKATGKKFGKLTVDLHEPEKKYDLGNGYRVEIEEYFPNFILNEQNQPSTVNNLPDNPAFVFSMYSPETPNGEKAFVGIQKNIEAGENQFKMSFAGIETKDLTALTIRKDHTLWIIALGGVIFMIGVTQGLYWNYRRIWIKQNQDGVWAAAHTNKNWYGLKKDLDFLSEKTSLTALVDKESNTK; this is encoded by the coding sequence ATGCAATCAATAACATGTGAATGCGGCCACTCCAATCCTTACGGTACAAGCCTTTGCCAAGCCTGTGGGAAACCACTGGATAACGACGTTGAAGTACTAACAAGCATGCGTTATGAAGGAAGCGCCAGAAGATCGCAAACGTATAAAAAAACGTTTGTAGACCATACCTGGAACTTCTTTTCTTCTGTAAGAGTTGGAGTGTGGCTGATTATCATCATACTGGTCGCTGCTGCAATCGGGACAATTTTTCCTCAAGAAACGTTTATCCCGCCAAATGTAGATCCCGCGACTCATTATGAAAGCGAATACGGAACCCTTGGATTAATCTATTATTTATTGGGCTTCCATAATCTTTACGGATCATGGTGGTTTATCATACTTCTGGGAATGTTAGGACTTTCTATTATAATTGCGAGCCTTGATCGCGGAATCCCGCTTTATAAAGCCTTAAAAACACAAAGAGTAACAAGGCATGATGAATTCATGAAGAACCAGCGCTTGTTCTCTGTAAGCAAGGAAGTTGAGTTAGAAGACGTTAAATATACGCTCGAATCATTACGGTATAAGGTGCGAGAAGAAAAAGGCAATCTCTTTGCTGAAAAAGGACGTTTTTCAAGGTGGGGCGCATATGTGAACCATGTCGGACTAATTATCTTCTTAACAGGTGCAATGCTCAGATTCTTTCCCGGCATGTATGTAGATGATATTTTGTGGGTCAGAGAAGGCGAGAAAGCGTCTATCCCTGGGACAAAGAGTGAAGAAGGACAATATTACTTAGAAAACAAAGAATTTATTCTCGAAATGTATGATAAGGAAGAAAAGAAGTTTAATAGTGCACTGAGTACAGTAGATGGTGAAGTAGCTAAAAACTATCAAAGCAATGTGACACTATACAAAACAAAGCCTAATCATACAATAGGAGAGGAGCCTGAGTTAGTCAAAGTAAAAGACGGTGAAATCCGTGTAAATGAACCTTTTAAATTTGATTCATTTGCTCTCTATCAAACTGATTTTAAGCTGAATGAATTCAGTAAAATGAGTTTCGAATTAGAGGAGAAGGCAACTGGCAAAAAATTTGGAAAGCTGACTGTTGATCTTCATGAACCGGAGAAAAAGTATGATTTGGGAAATGGGTATAGAGTAGAGATTGAGGAGTATTTTCCAAACTTTATTCTTAATGAGCAAAATCAGCCTTCAACAGTAAATAATTTGCCTGATAACCCTGCTTTTGTATTTTCAATGTATTCTCCTGAAACTCCAAATGGTGAAAAAGCTTTTGTAGGGATTCAAAAGAACATAGAAGCTGGTGAGAATCAATTTAAAATGTCCTTTGCAGGTATAGAGACAAAGGACTTAACGGCTCTGACGATTAGAAAAGACCATACGCTCTGGATTATTGCTCTTGGCGGAGTAATTTTTATGATAGGTGTTACGCAAGGATTATATTGGAACTATAGAAGAATTTGGATCAAACAAAATCAAGATGGAGTGTGGGCAGCAGCTCACACGAATAAGAACTGGTATGGCTTGAAAAAAGATTTAGATTTCCTTAGTGAAAAGACAAGCTTAACTGCTTTAGTTGATAAGGAATCTAATACTAAATAG
- the resA gene encoding thiol-disulfide oxidoreductase ResA: protein MKRKRLWFRSALLAILVLAIGYTIYNSIYEENGTYIKKGDTAPNFVLTDLNGNRVELEDYRGKGVFLNFWGTWCKPCEREMPYMQRQYETYKKQGVEILAVNVSETNVSVKNFADRYRLTFPIPMDKQREVTKAYGIGPIPTTILIDKNGKVVGRTSESLSEEKIISFMEKIKP, encoded by the coding sequence TTGAAGAGAAAAAGATTATGGTTTCGCTCTGCTTTGCTTGCCATCTTAGTATTAGCGATCGGTTATACAATCTATAACAGTATCTATGAAGAAAATGGTACTTACATAAAAAAGGGAGACACTGCTCCTAATTTTGTACTTACTGATCTTAATGGCAACCGGGTTGAACTTGAAGATTACCGGGGAAAAGGTGTCTTCTTAAATTTTTGGGGAACGTGGTGCAAGCCATGCGAACGGGAAATGCCCTATATGCAAAGACAATATGAAACCTACAAAAAACAAGGTGTAGAAATTCTTGCTGTAAATGTCAGTGAAACAAATGTATCAGTAAAAAACTTTGCAGATCGTTACCGTCTGACCTTTCCAATACCGATGGATAAACAAAGAGAAGTAACGAAAGCATACGGTATAGGCCCTATTCCAACTACGATTCTTATTGATAAAAATGGGAAAGTGGTGGGACGAACTAGTGAATCACTGTCTGAAGAGAAAATTATTTCCTTTATGGAAAAAATCAAGCCGTAA
- a CDS encoding pseudouridine synthase — protein MERLQKVIAQSGITSRRKAEELIREGKVKVNGNVVTELGTKVGTKDKIEVNEIQIQREQPVYFLMYKPSGVITAVSDDKGRKTVADYFKDIIEQRVFPVGRLDYDTTGVLIMTNDGEFANVLMHPRYQLDKVYIAKVKGIPPREKIKQLERGIRLEDGMTAPAKVKVTSIDKKKGTAIVELTIHEGKNRQVKRMLEAIGCPVMKLKRERYGFLDLRGLNPGEFRELTPHEIKQLRNMAVTQTSKKSRR, from the coding sequence ATGGAACGATTGCAAAAAGTGATTGCTCAGAGCGGTATAACTTCCCGAAGAAAAGCAGAGGAATTAATCCGTGAAGGCAAAGTGAAAGTGAACGGAAATGTTGTGACCGAACTCGGCACAAAAGTCGGTACAAAAGATAAAATTGAAGTGAACGAAATTCAAATTCAACGGGAACAGCCCGTTTATTTTTTGATGTATAAACCTTCTGGAGTAATAACAGCAGTATCTGATGATAAAGGACGCAAAACAGTTGCTGATTATTTCAAAGATATCATCGAACAGCGAGTATTTCCGGTTGGCAGATTAGATTATGACACTACAGGTGTACTTATCATGACAAATGACGGAGAATTCGCGAATGTGCTGATGCATCCACGGTACCAGTTAGATAAAGTGTATATTGCTAAAGTGAAAGGAATTCCACCGCGAGAAAAGATTAAACAGCTTGAACGAGGGATTCGCCTGGAAGATGGTATGACTGCACCTGCTAAAGTGAAAGTTACTTCTATCGATAAGAAGAAAGGAACAGCAATCGTAGAATTAACGATACATGAAGGAAAGAACCGTCAGGTCAAGCGAATGCTAGAAGCGATCGGATGTCCTGTTATGAAGCTGAAGCGCGAAAGATATGGATTTCTTGATCTTAGAGGACTTAATCCAGGTGAGTTTAGAGAATTAACTCCACATGAAATAAAGCAGCTAAGAAATATGGCTGTCACACAAACGTCAAAAAAAAGCCGTAGATAG
- a CDS encoding spore maturation protein, giving the protein MNFVQSFSIWFIPLLIGFILLYGTYKKVPTYETFVEGGKEGFSIAINIIPFLVGMLVAISVFRASGALDYVMLAMRPIFSLFHIPAEVVPLGLMRTISGTGALGMTSDLIATHGPDSFIGRLASTIQGSTDTTFYVLTVYFGAVGIKKMKYALKVGLLADLIGFLASIAAISLLFYS; this is encoded by the coding sequence ATGAATTTCGTCCAATCATTTTCGATTTGGTTTATTCCTCTTTTGATTGGTTTTATATTGCTCTATGGAACCTACAAAAAAGTTCCAACCTATGAAACTTTTGTTGAAGGTGGAAAAGAAGGGTTTTCCATTGCGATAAATATTATTCCATTCTTAGTTGGTATGTTAGTAGCCATATCTGTTTTCAGAGCTTCGGGAGCATTAGATTATGTTATGCTCGCTATGCGACCCATATTTTCATTGTTTCATATACCAGCAGAAGTTGTTCCGCTTGGATTGATGAGAACGATTTCAGGCACAGGTGCACTTGGTATGACTTCTGATCTCATCGCAACTCATGGACCCGACTCTTTTATTGGAAGGTTGGCTTCAACCATACAAGGAAGTACGGATACGACATTTTACGTACTGACAGTGTATTTTGGGGCGGTGGGAATTAAAAAAATGAAATATGCTTTAAAGGTTGGTCTATTAGCAGACTTAATCGGATTTTTAGCATCCATCGCTGCGATATCACTTCTTTTTTACTCATAA
- a CDS encoding nucleoside recognition domain-containing protein, with protein sequence MVNYIWVGMMVIGFAVAAFNGNMDKVNAAIFTSAKEAVTLSFAMISILVFWLGIMKIAEKGGLLEVLAYLFRPIVKWLFPDIPKDHPAQGYILSNMAANLLGLGNAATPMGIKAMEQLKILNGGKNEASRSMITLLAINTSSITLIPTTIIAIRMSYNSQSPTDIVAPTLLATAVATVGAILIDRYYYYRSLQKGGK encoded by the coding sequence ATGGTGAATTACATTTGGGTCGGTATGATGGTGATTGGATTTGCTGTTGCAGCTTTTAATGGCAACATGGATAAAGTAAATGCAGCAATTTTCACAAGTGCAAAGGAAGCAGTAACTTTGAGTTTTGCTATGATAAGTATTCTCGTGTTTTGGCTTGGGATTATGAAAATAGCAGAAAAAGGCGGATTGTTAGAAGTCCTTGCATACCTTTTCCGTCCAATTGTTAAATGGCTATTTCCTGATATTCCAAAAGATCATCCGGCACAGGGATACATTTTATCAAACATGGCAGCAAATCTGCTAGGACTGGGAAACGCAGCCACACCAATGGGTATAAAAGCAATGGAACAGCTTAAGATACTTAATGGCGGAAAGAACGAGGCTAGCCGTTCGATGATCACATTGCTTGCTATTAATACGTCCAGCATTACATTGATTCCTACCACAATCATAGCTATAAGAATGAGCTATAACTCTCAATCTCCAACTGATATCGTAGCCCCGACTCTTTTAGCGACAGCTGTTGCAACGGTTGGAGCTATTCTGATCGACAGGTATTACTATTACCGCTCCTTGCAAAAGGGAGGAAAATAG
- a CDS encoding D-alanyl-D-alanine carboxypeptidase family protein, with protein sequence MKQIISPHIYIVICSLILAVFPQEAKAEPGVSAKAAVLMEQSSGRVLYGRNEHRPMRIASITKIMTAILAIESGKMQDTVTITDHAARTEGSSLYLKPGEKIPLTDLVYGLMLRSGNDSAVAIAEHVGGSLDGFAYLMNQKAEEIGMKHTRFRNPHGLDTHEDHYSTAYDMALLTKYAMNNDMFKDISSTKVYRSEQTGEKWDRVWRNKNKMLKLYENSTGGKTGYTKRAKRTLVSTAEKDGMELIAVTLNDPDDWEDHRNMFEWGFHSFQMTELIKEGKVSSIKDRGYKGKVEANRTFSYPLMKEEIKQISSSIHLYKLPKSGEWEEEDIPKPVGRYFIDLNGLRIADLPLYYDGKALIKPHKDGIWTTFKDMLNQLFFAAREHNGSW encoded by the coding sequence ATGAAACAAATCATTTCACCTCATATTTACATTGTAATATGCTCGCTTATACTTGCAGTTTTCCCGCAAGAAGCAAAAGCTGAACCTGGTGTATCAGCAAAAGCAGCTGTATTGATGGAACAATCCTCAGGGAGAGTTTTATATGGCCGGAATGAACATCGTCCCATGAGAATTGCAAGTATAACAAAAATCATGACTGCTATCCTTGCCATTGAATCAGGAAAGATGCAGGATACTGTAACCATAACCGATCATGCTGCGAGAACAGAAGGATCTTCTCTTTATTTAAAACCTGGTGAGAAAATCCCATTAACAGACCTGGTTTATGGATTGATGCTGAGATCAGGAAATGATTCTGCTGTTGCAATTGCAGAACATGTAGGCGGAAGCTTAGATGGATTTGCATATCTTATGAATCAAAAGGCAGAAGAAATAGGGATGAAACATACACGCTTTAGAAATCCTCATGGACTCGATACACATGAAGACCATTATTCAACTGCCTATGATATGGCACTTTTGACTAAATATGCTATGAACAACGATATGTTTAAAGATATATCATCAACGAAGGTATACCGTTCTGAGCAAACCGGTGAAAAGTGGGACAGAGTGTGGAGAAACAAAAATAAAATGCTGAAGCTATATGAAAATTCCACTGGCGGGAAAACAGGCTATACAAAACGCGCAAAAAGGACACTGGTTTCAACAGCCGAAAAAGACGGAATGGAGCTTATCGCAGTTACACTAAATGATCCTGATGACTGGGAAGATCATAGAAATATGTTCGAGTGGGGATTTCACTCTTTTCAAATGACCGAGCTTATTAAAGAAGGTAAAGTATCAAGTATTAAAGATAGAGGATATAAAGGAAAAGTTGAAGCAAACCGTACTTTTTCTTATCCGTTAATGAAAGAAGAGATTAAGCAGATCTCTTCTTCCATTCATTTATATAAATTGCCCAAGTCTGGTGAATGGGAAGAAGAAGATATTCCTAAGCCCGTAGGAAGGTATTTTATAGATTTAAATGGTTTAAGAATAGCAGATTTACCCCTTTATTATGATGGAAAAGCATTAATAAAACCTCATAAAGATGGCATTTGGACAACATTTAAAGACATGCTGAATCAGCTATTCTTTGCAGCAAGGGAGCATAATGGCTCATGGTGA
- a CDS encoding isoprenylcysteine carboxyl methyltransferase family protein: MTWFLIFWTLLIIQRLAEVKIAKKNEKTLRSKGAVEVGSSHYKWMVAMHASFFLFLFTEVMFFNAISPTWWMIPFVLFLIAQVIRVWAITSLGVFWNTKIILLPGAEVVAKGPYRFIRHPNYLVVSMELLVIPLIFGANVTALIFTILNILMLRVRITAEEKALMELTDYENSHGEKHRFFPSQ; encoded by the coding sequence GTGACTTGGTTTCTCATTTTCTGGACTTTGTTAATAATCCAGAGACTTGCAGAAGTGAAAATCGCCAAAAAGAATGAAAAAACTCTCCGATCAAAGGGGGCAGTTGAGGTCGGGAGCAGCCATTATAAATGGATGGTAGCTATGCATGCCTCATTTTTTCTCTTTTTATTTACTGAAGTAATGTTCTTTAATGCAATTTCTCCTACATGGTGGATGATTCCGTTTGTATTGTTTTTAATTGCACAAGTAATTCGGGTTTGGGCGATCACCTCTTTAGGAGTATTCTGGAATACAAAAATCATTCTTCTTCCAGGTGCTGAAGTTGTGGCTAAAGGACCATATCGTTTTATAAGACATCCTAATTACTTAGTCGTATCAATGGAGCTTTTAGTGATCCCATTGATTTTCGGCGCTAATGTTACCGCTTTGATTTTTACAATATTAAATATCTTGATGCTCCGTGTAAGAATTACAGCAGAAGAAAAAGCATTAATGGAACTTACTGATTATGAAAATAGTCATGGTGAAAAACATCGTTTCTTTCCTAGTCAATAA
- a CDS encoding type III polyketide synthase, producing the protein MPRIAAVETVNPPHKLSQKETMEFARNLFQDAFSDIERLLKVFQNGEISSRYFVMPIEWFKEKRSFQEKNDLYIDFATNLGAECIQKCIGPADSPIIPYENIDAIFFISSSGISTPSIEARIMNMLPFSSHTKRIPIWGLGCAGGASGFSRAFDYCKAYPKSNVIVLSVELCSLTFQHEDFSKSNLVGTSLFADGVACALICGDESDAHTSAELKPYIVDTMSTLKPHSEDVMGWEVKDTGLYVVFSRDIPNVIRTWLKPNVDEFLNQNHLTGEQIKNFIAHPGGKKVLQAYVDALGLPLSKTDISRDVLMSNGNMSSATVFYVLKQFMEIKQNEGDLGIMAALGPGFSSELLLVEWRK; encoded by the coding sequence TTGCCCAGAATAGCAGCAGTCGAAACCGTTAATCCTCCGCACAAACTATCGCAAAAAGAAACGATGGAATTTGCAAGGAACTTATTTCAGGATGCATTTTCAGATATCGAACGTTTATTAAAAGTTTTTCAAAATGGTGAGATTTCATCAAGATATTTTGTAATGCCGATTGAATGGTTTAAAGAAAAGAGAAGTTTTCAGGAAAAAAATGATTTATACATAGACTTTGCTACGAATCTCGGAGCAGAATGCATACAAAAATGCATAGGGCCCGCAGACAGTCCAATAATCCCGTATGAAAATATTGACGCAATATTTTTTATTTCCAGTTCTGGGATATCTACACCGAGTATTGAAGCAAGAATTATGAATATGCTTCCTTTTTCCTCTCATACGAAACGAATACCTATCTGGGGCTTAGGATGTGCAGGTGGTGCATCCGGCTTTTCGAGAGCTTTTGATTATTGTAAAGCATATCCGAAGTCAAACGTGATCGTATTGAGTGTAGAACTATGCAGCTTGACTTTTCAGCATGAGGATTTTTCTAAAAGCAATCTTGTAGGTACCTCCTTATTTGCAGATGGTGTTGCATGTGCACTTATATGCGGAGACGAATCAGATGCACATACATCCGCAGAATTAAAGCCTTATATAGTAGATACCATGTCTACTTTAAAGCCTCATTCTGAAGATGTAATGGGATGGGAGGTAAAAGATACAGGTCTATATGTTGTTTTTTCACGCGATATTCCTAATGTAATACGAACTTGGCTAAAACCCAACGTTGATGAGTTTCTAAACCAAAATCATTTAACGGGAGAACAGATTAAAAACTTCATTGCTCATCCCGGCGGAAAAAAAGTACTTCAGGCATATGTTGATGCTCTTGGCCTGCCTCTTTCCAAAACTGATATTTCACGAGATGTACTTATGTCAAACGGCAACATGTCTTCTGCTACTGTATTTTATGTTTTGAAGCAATTTATGGAGATAAAACAAAACGAAGGTGATTTAGGAATTATGGCAGCACTTGGCCCTGGTTTCTCTTCAGAGCTTTTGTTAGTTGAATGGAGGAAGTAA